From the genome of Mesorhizobium japonicum MAFF 303099, one region includes:
- a CDS encoding ArsR/SmtB family transcription factor encodes MTAELSLDDTFAALADPTRRAILARLLEGEASVAELAQPFALTVRAVSKHVGVLEQAGLVTRSRAAQKHLSRIELRPLRDIDRWLDDYRKLWEGRFDRMEDLLRRGADRPE; translated from the coding sequence ATGACTGCTGAGCTCTCCCTCGACGACACATTCGCCGCCCTCGCCGATCCGACGCGCCGGGCGATCCTGGCTCGGCTGCTCGAGGGTGAGGCCTCGGTTGCCGAGCTGGCGCAACCCTTCGCGCTCACCGTTCGCGCGGTCTCCAAACATGTCGGCGTGCTGGAGCAGGCCGGCCTCGTCACCCGCAGCCGGGCGGCGCAAAAACATCTCAGCCGCATCGAGCTCAGACCACTCCGCGACATCGACCGTTGGCTCGATGACTACCGCAAGCTGTGGGAAGGCCGCTTCGACCGCATGGAGGACCTGTTGCGGCGCGGCGCGGACAGGCCGGAATGA